Part of the Sandaracinaceae bacterium genome is shown below.
AGCGCGTCGTCGTCCAGCGGCGTGAGCGCGGCGTCCCCCTTCTCGAGCGAGCCACGCAGCCACTCCCAGTGGGGCCCACGGTTGCGGCAGCCCTGCGCTCGCTCTCGCTCCGTGCAGAGCACGCGCACGTGGAAGTGGTCGTCGTGGGGGCTGGCGTCGGCGGGCTGGTGCAGGACGAACGCGGCGCGCGCGATGGCGCGCGGATCGGGCTCGTGCGTCTCGGCCCAGCGCAGGAGCCGCGCCTTGACCCCACGGCTGACGAAGATCCACTGCACCGCCCAGTCCTCCTCGAGCAGGAGCGTGCGCACGAAGTGCCAGTTGCGCGCGTCGTCGAAGAGGAACAGCTCCGGCGCCCCGCCCTCGCGGCGGTCGACCGCGTAGCCGAAGCGGTTGTAGGCGAGCCAGCCGCGGCCCTCCCGCGAGCGGCCGCTCGGATCGGTGACGTAGAAGAGCACGTCGGCGTCGCGCCCCGTGCGGTGGCTCCCGTGTCGATGATGGCGGCCGCCTCCCGGGGACGAGAGATCGCCGATGCGCACGGGCGCGCTGCCGGGGAACGCGCCGGCCACCGCGGCGGCCGCGCCCT
Proteins encoded:
- a CDS encoding penicillin-insensitive murein endopeptidase, whose protein sequence is MLRRRAVPVAFVLITGCLGLVPAPNEPLSLGVTNDGVLHEGRSLPDRGEGYVRARPGEATRFGTPRLVSALEGAAAAVAGAFPGSAPVRIGDLSSPGGGRHHRHGSHRTGRDADVLFYVTDPSGRSREGRGWLAYNRFGYAVDRREGGAPELFLFDDARNWHFVRTLLLEEDWAVQWIFVSRGVKARLLRWAETHEPDPRAIARAAFVLHQPADASPHDDHFHVRVLCTERERAQGCRNRGPHWEWLRGSLEKGDAALTPLDDDALIEALMAD